Proteins encoded by one window of Manihot esculenta cultivar AM560-2 chromosome 10, M.esculenta_v8, whole genome shotgun sequence:
- the LOC110624690 gene encoding uncharacterized protein LOC110624690 has translation MGKELQQNLQQQQSHESRNREGGSSGLFCERCSMGLSIIYKEFSFRCFLVLILSLSLLVSGIFWILPPRTSKLDGFDAKDEIKLRATVQAFFRLQKPVSQLVPHIGKLEYDINDEIGVPNAKVVILSMHQSGASNWTNVVFGVLSDSTNVPINQVSLSVLRSSLIEVFLQDSNLTVTTSIFGQPSMFEILKFPGGITVIPVPYASFWQRPQTLFRFILINSLAEVLDNLTELRDQLKFGLQLRPYENIVVQMTNAAGSTVNPPVTVEASVISDLGGLLPQRLKQLAQMITDSPSKNLGLNNSVFGKVKSVVLSSYLKGTLHAKPPTPSPAPSPELSEYAEPPMSPCPTFSPSPVPASSPPPSDDIHSHATSPKCGLHHSLPSVNSPAPSTVTPDPPHSCGHHGSPISSISSPSHSNRSPYLRSVDPPSQLPPSLSPLPQVSYGSMPRKGSASQLLAPSPSSVAVRPSYKEIWWLGFSGLLIFHLLCCSH, from the exons ATGGGGAAGGAATTGCAGCAAAATCTGCAGCAACAGCAGAGTCATGAGAGTAGAAATAGAGAAGGAGGTTCTTCGGGTCTTTTCTGCGAGAGATGTTCGATGGGATTATCAATAATCTATAAAGAATTCAGTTTTAGATGTTTTTTAGTTTTGATTCTCAGTTTGTCTCTTTTGGTCTCTGGGATCTTCTGGATCCTCCCTCCTCGTACATCAAAATTAGATGGTTTTGATGCCAAAGATGAAATTAAGCTCCGTG CCACAGTGCAAGCATTCTTTAGACTACAAAAGCCTGTTTCACAGCTTGTTCCACACATTGGAAAATTAGAATATGATATCAATGATGAAATAGGCGTGCCAAATGCAAAG GTGGTTATCCTATCCATGCACCAATCTGGTGCATCTAACTGGACTAATGTTGTGTTTGGTGTTCTTTCTGACTCAACGAATGTTCCAATAAATCAAGTGTCCTTGAGTGTGCTGAGGTCATCTTTAATTGAGGTGTTCCTTCAGGACTCCAATCTGACTGTGACAACCTCAATTTTTGGGCAGCCCTCTATGtttgagattttgaagtttcCTGGGGGGATCACTGTAATCCCAGTGCCATATGCTTCCTTTTGGCAGAGGCCTCAAACCCTTTTTAGATTTATCCTCATTAATTCCTTAGCTGAAGTGCTGGATAATCTCACAGAGTTAAGGGATCAGTTGAAGTTTGGATTACAACTGAGACCTTATGAG AACATAGTTGTGCAAATGACAAACGCTGCTGGCTCCACAGTAAATCCTCCGGTCACTGTTGAGGCTTCTGTTATATCAGATTTAGGAGGACTTTTGCCACAGAGATTGAAGCAGTTGGCTCAAATGATTACAGATTCTCCTTCAAAGAATCTTGGCCTGAATAACTCAGTTTTTGGTAAAGTTAAGAGTGTTGTTTTGTCATCATATTTAAAAGGTACACTTCACGCAAAACCTCCAACTCCTTCACCAGCTCCATCTCCAGAGCTTAGTGAGTATGCTGAACCTCCAATGTCCCCATGTCCTACTTTTTCTCCATCACCTGTTCCAGCATCCTCTCCTCCTCCATCAGATGACATTCACTCACATGCAACAAGCCCAAAATGTGGGCTGCACCATTCTTTACCTTCTGTAAATTCTCCAGCACCTTCTACAGTAACACCTGATCCTCCTCACTCTTGTGGACACCATGGTTCTCCAATATCTTCAATCtcatcaccttctcattctaaCCGAAGTCCTTACTTGCGTTCAGTGGACCCCCCGTCACAGCTGCCCCCAAGTTTGTCTCCACTGCCTCAAGTTTCCTATGGTTCCATGCCAAGGAAAGGTTCAGCATCTCAATTGCTTGCTCCATCTCCATCAT CTGTAGCTGTACGTCCTTCCTACAAGGAGATCTGGTGGTTGGGATTTTCAGGATTGTTGATCTTTCATCTTCTTTGTTGCTCACATTGA
- the LOC110624691 gene encoding RHOMBOID-like protein 10, chloroplastic isoform X1 — MVGLMGSSLSSSPPQPLWWVPLQQPGPSSVNLITTASSLHLGFLLHSSFKKLSHLCNVPRLKELWCEKASQFKGINFFELSNDFLASTCSPCLFFFNGGETGRGRGIDGSLSGTSRRNSFDGRKWTNVLLAINVLVFVAQMATQGKMLLWGAKINSLIDKGQLWRLATSSLLHANFGHLMINCYSLNSIGATIENLSGPRRFLAIYFTSAIASSATSYWFCKAPAVGASGAIFGLVGSLAVFIIRHRGMIRGGKDDLQNIARVILLNMVIGILSRGIDNWGHLGGLLGGVATSWLVGPAWKYETLANDGRKIFVDRAPIKFLSSKRRDDRHFN; from the exons ATGGTCGGATTGATGGGATCATCATTATCATCTTCACCTCCTCAACCACTCTGGTGGGTCCCACTCCAGCAGCCGGGACCATCATCTGTTAATCTCATCACCACTGCCTCTTCTCTCCACTTAGGCTTTCTTCTTCACTCCTCCTTCAAG AAACTTTCCCATCTCTGTAATGTGCCTAGACTGAAGGAATTATGGTGTGAAAAAGCCTCGCAATTCAAGGGAATAAACTTTTTTGAATTATCAAATGATTTTCTTGCATCCACGTGTTCACCTTGCTTATTTTTCTTCAATGGTGGAGAAACCGGAAGGGGGCGTGGGATTGATGGATCACTTTCAGGCACATCCAGAAGAAATTCATTTGATGGAAGGAAATGGACAAATGTTCTTCTTGCTATTAATGTCTT GGTGTTTGTTGCACAAATGGCTACGCAAGGAAAGATGTTATTGTGGGGAGCTAAG ATTAATAGTCTAATTGACAAGGGACAACTTTGGAGGCTGGCCACTTCTTCCCTTTTGCATGCAAATTTTGGGCACCTCATG ATTAATTGTTATTCTTTGAATTCTATTGGTGCTACAATTGAGAACCTTAGTGGTCCAAGGAGATTTCTTGCAATTTACTTTACCTCTGCAATTGCAA GTTCAGCAACAAGCTATTGGTTCTGCAAAGCACCTGCTGTGGGTGCCTCTGGAGCAATCTTTGGATTA GTTGGATCTCTTGCTGTGTTTATAATAAGACATAGGGGCATGATCAGAGGTGGCAAGGATGATCTACAAAACATAGCTCGAGTAATTTTGCTAAACATG GTTATTGGTATCTTGTCCAGAGGCATTGATAACTGGGGACAT TTAGGGGGCTTGCTTGGTGGAGTAGCTACATCTTGGCTTGTTGGACCTGCCTGGAAGTACGAGACCTTGGCAAATGATGGTCGTAAAATTTTTGTTGACAGGGCACCTATTAAATTTCTCTCTAGCAAGAGAAGGGATGATAGACACTTCAATTGA
- the LOC110624691 gene encoding RHOMBOID-like protein 10, chloroplastic isoform X2, which translates to MVGLMGSSLSSSPPQPLWWVPLQQPGPSSVNLITTASSLHLGFLLHSSFKKLSHLCNVPRLKELWCEKASQFKGINFFELSNDFLASTCSPCLFFFNGGETGRGRGIDGSLSGTSRRNSFDGRKWTNVLLAINVLVFVAQMATQGKMLLWGAKINSLIDKGQLWRLATSSLLHANFGHLMINCYSLNSIGATIENLSGPRRFLAIYFTSAIASSATSYWFCKAPAVGASGAIFGLVGSLAVFIIRHRGMIRGGKDDLQNIARVILLNMVIGILSRGIDNWGHLACYGRVCRLVYKLA; encoded by the exons ATGGTCGGATTGATGGGATCATCATTATCATCTTCACCTCCTCAACCACTCTGGTGGGTCCCACTCCAGCAGCCGGGACCATCATCTGTTAATCTCATCACCACTGCCTCTTCTCTCCACTTAGGCTTTCTTCTTCACTCCTCCTTCAAG AAACTTTCCCATCTCTGTAATGTGCCTAGACTGAAGGAATTATGGTGTGAAAAAGCCTCGCAATTCAAGGGAATAAACTTTTTTGAATTATCAAATGATTTTCTTGCATCCACGTGTTCACCTTGCTTATTTTTCTTCAATGGTGGAGAAACCGGAAGGGGGCGTGGGATTGATGGATCACTTTCAGGCACATCCAGAAGAAATTCATTTGATGGAAGGAAATGGACAAATGTTCTTCTTGCTATTAATGTCTT GGTGTTTGTTGCACAAATGGCTACGCAAGGAAAGATGTTATTGTGGGGAGCTAAG ATTAATAGTCTAATTGACAAGGGACAACTTTGGAGGCTGGCCACTTCTTCCCTTTTGCATGCAAATTTTGGGCACCTCATG ATTAATTGTTATTCTTTGAATTCTATTGGTGCTACAATTGAGAACCTTAGTGGTCCAAGGAGATTTCTTGCAATTTACTTTACCTCTGCAATTGCAA GTTCAGCAACAAGCTATTGGTTCTGCAAAGCACCTGCTGTGGGTGCCTCTGGAGCAATCTTTGGATTA GTTGGATCTCTTGCTGTGTTTATAATAAGACATAGGGGCATGATCAGAGGTGGCAAGGATGATCTACAAAACATAGCTCGAGTAATTTTGCTAAACATG GTTATTGGTATCTTGTCCAGAGGCATTGATAACTGGGGACAT CTGGCTTGCTATGGTCGTGTCTGCAGGCTTGTATACAAGCTTGCATAA
- the LOC110625301 gene encoding agamous-like MADS-box protein AGL81 isoform X1 has product MVFSQQNSSQEIKKRGRKPKKVPLVDGKEPRKANFIKKIIDGHKQTQAKSFDRRRPTLMKKARELQTLCDVDVCVVCFSPDGKVDVWPEDQTRVKDLIFKYKALDKNKKKESDYLDFLESKKVKLQNKKEKMMKLKIDGLISGLSKKLDSLSGDSLMDSVNELEAKIKNLKLKIELLRTEEEKAKAVQADKQIIINTQSSVLNSTSEIIHQEFDHNWPWKNYMNSDTNTPVDHGSCSSFPDIDSLIEENFELLSGVFCSEDPVNHLQAAVNDFPLQENADKPQENFGMVMGDNHGFLSEALPISVWAPQLSHFQSWKQV; this is encoded by the coding sequence ATGGTTTTCTCACAACAAAACTCATCTCAGGAAATCAAGAAAAGGGGAAGAAAGCCCAAGAAAGTGCCTCTCGTCGACGGCAAAGAGCCTCGGAAAGCCAATTTCATCAAGAAAATCATAGACGGTCATAAACAAACTCAAGCTAAAAGCTTCGACAGGCGAAGGCCAACTCTGATGAAGAAAGCTCGTGAGCTTCAGACATTGTGTGACGTCGATGTTTGTGTTGTCTGTTTCAGTCCTGATGGGAAGGTTGATGTCTGGCCTGAGGATCAAACTCGGGTTAAAGATTTGATCTTCAAATATAAAGCACTTGACAAGAACAAGAAGAAAGAATCTGACTATTTGGATTTCTTGGAGTCCAAGAAAGTGAAGCTTCAGAACAAGAAAGAAAAGATGATGAAATTGAAGATTGATGGATTGATTTCAGGGTTGTCCAAGAAGCTTGATTCTCTTTCAGGAGATTCTTTGATGGATTCAGTGAATGAACTAGAGGCTAAAATCAAGAACTTGAAGCTGAAAATAGAGTTGCTAAGAACAGAAGAAGAGAAAGCAAAAGCAGTTCAGGCAGACAAACAAATCATCATCAATACTCAAAGCTCTGTTCTGAACTCAACTTCTGAGATCATTCATCAGGAATTTGATCATAACTGGCCATGGAAGAACTACATGAATTCTGATACTAATACTCCTGTTGATCATGGAAGCTGCAGTAGTTTTCCTGATATTGATTCCTTGATTGAAGAAAACTTTGAACTTCTCTCAGGAGTTTTCTGTTCTGAAGATCCTGTAAATCATCTCCAAGCAGCTGTTAATGATTTTCCTTTACAGGAAAATGCTGACAAGCCACAGGAAAATTTTGGAATGGTAATGGGAGACAATCATGGTTTTCTAAGTGAAGCATTGCCAATCTCAGTGTGGGCTCCTCAACTAAGCCATTTTCAGAGTTGGAAGCAAGTCTGA
- the LOC110625301 gene encoding E3 ubiquitin-protein ligase DZIP3 isoform X2, producing the protein MSLSTHRRPRVTVNGIRRMRTFHYFWCQTCRRTLRFSSIQHPHENFCPHCFNVLNHELDISRPRLVPDVAELEPFPASGLLDSLAQMLHPQTRREYLEFGRRIRWESEGANGPWITLQFLEPPRPERLPMAAPPQQLVVPEDENFVNADNLFVSRTTDIDRPGPPPAPASAIETLPTVIITQENLTKDTHCPVCKDEFEVDMEVKELPCKHLYHSDCIVPWLNLHNSCPVCRHPVSDDLEDYLQQENGQAFGFEEVMNTMNWVRNQFVTLWPVRAFSDWTQRYLEFLDNRAASSRGETSWWRAFFFL; encoded by the exons ATGTCCCTGAGTACCCACCGGCGCCCTCGTGTTACCGTCAACGGTATCCGAAGAATGAGAACTTTTCATTACTTCTGGTGCCAAACTTGCCGAAGAACCTTGAGGTTCTCCTCCATACAACACCCACATGAAAACTTCTGTCCTCATTGCTTTAATGTGCTAAATCATGAGCTTGACATATCAAGGCCAAGGCTCGTCCCTGACGTCGCCGAACTTGAACCCTTTCCAGCGTCAGGGCTGTTGGACTCGTTAGCACAAATGCTTCATCCTCAAACACGGCGAGAATATCTTGAATTTGGTAGAAGAATTCGTTGGGAATCTGAAGGTGCCAATGGCCCTTGGATTACCCTTCAGTTTCTTGAACCTCCTCGACCGGAGAGACTACCCATGGCTGCTCCGCCGCAGCAACTGGTGGTTCCTGAAGACGAGAATTTTGTTAATGCAGATAACCTGTTTGTTTCGAGGACGACTGATATTGACAGGCCAGGGCCTCCTCCTGCGCCAGCTTCAGCTATTGAAACACTGCCAACAGTGATCATTACCCAAGAGAATCTGACGAAAGACACGCATTGTCCAGTCTGCAAGGATGAATTTGAGGTTGATATGGAGGTGAAGGAGCTTCCCTGCAAGCATTTGTACCATTCTGATTGCATTGTTCCTTGGTTGAATCTACACAATTCTTGCCCAGTTTGTCGACACCCAGTGTCTGATGATCTCGAGGATTATCTCCAGCAAGAAAATGGCCAAGCCTTTGGCTTTGAAGAGGTGATGAACACCATGAATTGGGTGAGAAACCAGTTCGTTACTCTATGGCCTGTGCGTGCATTTTCAGATTGGACTCAGAGATATCTTGAGTTCTTGGATAACAGAGCTGCATCTTCTAGGGGAG AAACTTCCTGGTGGCgtgctttcttttttttatga
- the LOC110624876 gene encoding protein RETICULATA-RELATED 1, chloroplastic has translation MSHFVFHTAQIPTTTSSAKTLPLKPSLPPIPQLCPRHQLPFAQLVTCKLRRNLIIKCSSPSVIDGSDSIAALERCFLAPDAAPGDLGLASRSRGEFGPVMKGKYGAFGAVTLEKGKLDLSQKESKVSPEVALGGGGGDIGKKINHGGGDGGDDDGDDDDYFDDFDDGDEGDEGGLFRRRKFLEELFDRKFVDAVLNEWQKTMMDLPAGFRQAYEMGLVSSAQMVKFLAINARPTTTRMISRALPQAISRAFIGRMLADPAFLYRLLLEQAATIGCSVWWEVKNRKDRIKQEWDLALVNVLTATACNAIVVWTLAPCRSYGNTFRFDLQNTLQKLPNNIFEKSYPLREFDLQKRVHSFFYKAAELCVVGLGAGAIQGQLSNFLASKKKDRLSVTVPPVTNYARGYGAFLGLYANLRYQLLCGFDRAVVNHFDVIGVALFFSTAFRILNVQVGETSRLAWIGAEADPLVQSDNLLKAYNRPSEDVATTSSSSKWFISKKTLVSGLGLLGIKQGNADSVDGEAPSAPKARRKRVVRKKVSAS, from the exons ATGTCTCACTTTGTTTTCCACACAGCTCAAATCCCAACCACCACAAGCTCCGCCAAGACCTTACCGTTAAAGCCGAGTCTCCCTCCGATTCCCCAACTTTGCCCGCGCCATCAGCTGCCGTTTGCCCAGCTGGTGACCTGTAAGTTGCGGAGGAATCTTATCATTAAGTGCTCGTCTCCTTCTGTAATCGATGGTAGCGATTCCATTGCAGCTTTGGAGCGGTGCTTTCTGGCCCCGGATGCTGCACCCGGGGATTTAGGTTTAGCGTCGAGGTCAAGAGGGGAGTTTGGACCAGTTATGAAGGGGAAGTACGGTGCGTTTGGTGCAGTTACTTTGGAGAAAGGGAAACTCGATTTGTCGCAGAAGGAGTCCAAAGTTAGCCCTGAG GTTGCACTTGGAGGAGGTGGTGGAGATATTGGAAAGAAAATTAATCACGGTGGTGGTGATGGAGGTGACGATGATGGTGACGATGATGATTATTTTGATGACTTTGATGATGGTGATGAGGGAGATGAGGGAGGACTATTCAGGAGAAGGAAATTTCTTGAAGAG CTTTTTGATCGAAAATTTGTAGATGCTGTTTTGAATGAGTGGCAGAAAACAATGATGGATTTGCCTGCTGGATTCCGACAAGCATATGAGATG GGTTTGGTCAGCTCAGCTCAAATGGTAAAGTTCCTAGCAATAAATGCCAGACCAACCACTACTAGGATGATCTCCAGAGCACTTCCTCAAGCAATTTCTAGGGCATTTATTGGGAG GATGCTTGCAGATCCTGCCTTTTTGTATAGGCTTCTTTTAGAGCAGGCTGCTACAATTGGTTGCTCTGTTTGGTGGGAGGTGAAAAATCGCAAGGACAG GATAAAACAGGAATGGGATCTGGCACTTGTAAATGTTCTCACAGCAACAGCTTGCAATGCCATTGTCGTTTGGACACTTGCTCCTTGCCGTTCGTATGGAAACACATTCCGGTTTGATTTGCAAAATACCTTACAAAAGCTGCCAAACAATATATTTGAAAAGAGTTACCCACTTAGAGAATTTGACTTGCAAAAGAGAGTCCACTCATTCTTCTATAAAGCTGCAGAGTTATGTGTGGTTGGATTAGGTGCAGGGGCAATACAAGGTCAATTGTCGAATTTCTTGGCCAGTaaaaagaaagatag ATTATCTGTGACAGTCCCACCTGTGACTAACTATGCACGTGGCTATGGTGCTTTTCTTGGACTTTATGCAAACTTGAGATACCAGCTATTATGTGGATTTGATAGAGCAGTGGTCAACCATTTTGATGTAATTGGAGTTGCACTATTTTTCAGCACAGCTTTCAG AATTTTGAACGTGCAAGTTGGAGAGACATCAAGGCTGGCCTGGATAGGCGCAGAGGCAGATCCTCTAGTTCAGTCAGATAACCTCTTGAAGGCTTACAACAGACCCTCTGAGGATGTTGCTACAACATCATCATCTTCAAAATGGTTTATATCGAAGAAAACCCTTGTTTCTGGGCTAGGGCTTCTGGGCATCAAACAAGGAAATGCCGATTCTGTCGATGGCGAAGCACCATCAGCTCCGAAGGCTAGAAGGAAGAGGGTGGTCCGGAAGAAAGTGTCTGCAAGCTAA
- the LOC110625129 gene encoding elongation of fatty acids protein 3-like has protein sequence MNPIFSTLQYWLVNHPLILQFSWTPGHTLGSTPQFLFLTIFTYLSLTYLLSHSSFRNSLGSHFLKPITALHNLTLFLLSFIMAVGCTVSIIFHTPHLHHIICFPSHISPSGPLFFWAYIFYLSKILEFLDTLLIILSNSIQRLTFLHVYHHATVVIMCYLWLTTRQSLFPVALITNSVVHVIMYYYYLWCAMGVRPKWKRLVTDCQIVQFVFSFGISGVMLYYHFTGLGCSGIWGWCFNAVFNASLLLLFLDFHRKSYIKKRIHHDKDKRP, from the coding sequence ATGAACCCAATATTCTCTACCCTCCAATATTGGCTAGTGAACCACCCTTTAATCCTCCAATTCTCATGGACTCCAGGCCACACCCTTGGCTCCACTCCTCAATTCCTGTTCCTCACTATCTTCACCTACCTTTCTCTCACTTATCTTCTCTCTCATTCCTCCTTCCGTAATTCCCTTGGATCCCACTTTCTCAAACCAATCACAGCCCTCCACAACCTCACTCTTTTCCTCCTTTCCTTCATCATGGCCGTTGGTTGCACCGTCTCCATTATCTTCCACACTCCTCATCTCCATCACATCATTTGCTTCCCTTCGCACATTTCACCATCTGGACCTCTGTTTTTCTGGGCCTACATCTTCTACCTTTCAAAAATTCTTGAATTCTTAGATACCCTTTTGATTATTCTTAGTAATTCAATCCAAAGGTTGACATTCCTCCACGTCTACCACCATGCAACTGTGGTGATTATGTGTTATCTATGGCTTACCACTCGCCAGTCTTTGTTTCCTGTAGCTTTGATCACAAATTCAGTTGTGCACGTGATAATGTACTACTACTATCTATGGTGTGCAATGGGTGTGCGGCCCAAGTGGAAAAGGTTGGTGACTGATTGCCAGATTGTGCAATTTGTGTTTAGTTTTGGAATCTCAGGTGTGATGCTGTATTACCATTTCACTGGATTGGGATGCTCTGGAATATGGGGTTGGTGTTTCAATGCTGTTTTCAATGCTTCCCTTTTGCTCCTTTTCCTTGACTTTCACAGGAAGAGCTATATCAAGAAAAGGATTCATCATGATAAAGATAAACGGCCATGA